One window from the genome of Paenibacillus azoreducens encodes:
- a CDS encoding ABC transporter substrate-binding protein, which produces MKLKLASKPLIALLMAVVLIAGCQTVQPPSASETPKTQGDNKTPEGGTKTEPSKEPAAEPAKGDAKETPRNETLYINGLQWGAPTNFNLLSGNPAFPINYGSSRELVYETLFMINELDGALEPLLGTKYEWKDDTLHVELNKDAKWSDGKPFTSEDVAYTYQLGKKYDINWSNYWTYISDVSADGPNAVNIKLNKDNPNKLTVLDSIELIPMLPKHIWEEIEKKANNDLTAIRKEMNADPVGTGPYKMYYYNDQKITIVRDDNYWGKSLFGKLPAPKYITHVIYKDNAAGDLAFKSGQVDVSQQFIPQVWNMWKGGAPIKTYLRDAPYYVPGSMPSIFFNLSKKGLDNADVRRAIAMSIDYKKISDLAMSGYSAPMEPSLTLNTDAESKYVDKEAIKSLQWTTDVKAANELLDKIGAAKGKDGIRVLNGTRLGPYDVECPYGWSDWNAALEIVAQSAKAVGIEIRTKFPEAPVWNNDLQTGKFDIIMNTPAGGVNPSQPWSRAHDIMYSKQVPKIGEMAFWNWGRYKNDKADQILDKIPAISDEAQLKSLYTELTKIWLTDIPSVPLMYRPWVFHTVNESVWKGFPIDGDGSNIPPQIAMDGAGIRALYQIHN; this is translated from the coding sequence ATGAAGCTGAAACTTGCTTCCAAGCCGCTGATCGCATTATTGATGGCAGTGGTTCTCATCGCAGGTTGCCAAACCGTGCAGCCGCCATCGGCTTCGGAAACGCCAAAAACGCAAGGCGACAACAAAACGCCGGAGGGCGGGACCAAGACAGAGCCTTCGAAAGAGCCGGCGGCCGAACCGGCAAAAGGAGATGCGAAAGAAACGCCAAGAAATGAAACGCTGTACATCAACGGACTGCAGTGGGGAGCGCCGACCAACTTCAACCTTTTAAGCGGAAATCCGGCATTTCCGATCAACTACGGCAGCTCCCGCGAGCTTGTGTATGAAACTCTTTTTATGATCAATGAGCTCGACGGCGCGCTTGAGCCTCTGCTTGGCACCAAGTATGAATGGAAAGACGATACGCTGCATGTGGAACTAAACAAGGATGCCAAATGGAGCGACGGCAAGCCGTTCACTTCGGAAGATGTCGCGTACACGTATCAGCTCGGCAAAAAATACGACATCAACTGGAGCAATTATTGGACGTATATTTCGGATGTCTCGGCCGATGGTCCAAACGCCGTCAACATCAAGCTGAACAAGGATAACCCGAATAAGCTGACGGTCCTTGACAGCATTGAGCTGATTCCGATGCTTCCGAAGCATATTTGGGAAGAGATCGAAAAGAAAGCGAACAACGACCTGACGGCTATCCGTAAGGAAATGAATGCGGATCCGGTCGGGACGGGTCCATACAAAATGTACTACTACAACGACCAGAAAATCACGATTGTCAGGGACGATAACTACTGGGGCAAATCCCTGTTTGGCAAGCTGCCTGCCCCGAAATATATCACGCATGTGATTTACAAGGATAACGCAGCCGGCGACCTGGCTTTCAAGAGCGGTCAGGTTGACGTGTCGCAGCAGTTTATTCCGCAGGTATGGAATATGTGGAAAGGCGGGGCGCCGATCAAAACCTATCTGAGGGATGCCCCGTATTATGTGCCTGGCTCCATGCCTTCCATTTTCTTCAATCTCTCCAAAAAAGGTCTCGATAACGCCGATGTGCGCCGTGCGATTGCCATGAGCATCGATTACAAAAAGATTTCGGATCTGGCGATGAGCGGTTATTCGGCACCGATGGAACCATCACTAACGCTCAATACCGACGCCGAATCGAAATATGTGGATAAAGAGGCGATCAAATCGCTGCAGTGGACGACCGACGTGAAAGCAGCCAATGAACTGCTGGATAAAATCGGAGCGGCAAAAGGCAAGGACGGCATCCGCGTGCTGAACGGCACCCGGCTTGGTCCATATGATGTGGAATGCCCTTATGGCTGGTCCGACTGGAATGCTGCGCTGGAAATCGTGGCGCAAAGCGCCAAAGCCGTCGGCATCGAAATCCGCACCAAATTCCCGGAAGCGCCTGTATGGAACAATGATCTGCAAACAGGCAAATTCGACATTATCATGAACACGCCTGCCGGCGGAGTCAATCCGAGCCAGCCTTGGAGCAGAGCGCATGACATCATGTATTCGAAACAAGTGCCGAAGATCGGCGAAATGGCATTCTGGAACTGGGGACGGTATAAAAATGACAAAGCCGACCAGATCCTTGACAAAATTCCTGCCATCTCCGATGAAGCGCAGTTGAAATCCCTGTACACCGAACTGACGAAAATCTGGCTGACGGACATTCCTTCGGTGCCGCTGATGTACCGGCCATGGGTATTCCATACCGTGAATGAATCCGTATGGAAGGGTTTCCCTATCGATGGGGACGGCAGCAACATTCCGCCGCAAATCGCCATGGACGGCGCGGGTATCCGGGCATTGTACCAAATTCACAATTGA
- a CDS encoding ABC transporter permease, producing the protein MNAYSRYFVKKLFWYLMTLVIAIALNFFLPRMIEGNPVSLIVSQMSKGMTDSDTIKRIYETFMKEFGIDQPLGMQFLIYIKKLFTGDLGTSFGLYPKKVTDILASAVPWTIGLQLPAILVGWILGNLLGAVAAYKKGVFDKVIFPVALFINSIPFFTLAIIMLYLFALTLGWFPLSGGYDFQMVPSLSLDFIGSVIRHHTLPFLSIVLVTIGGQAIGMREMSIYELNADYVLYAKLLGIRDAKIARYVFRNAMLPQITGLALSIGTMVGGSLICEIVFSYPGLGTWMFTAIRQLDYPLISGCTLLIAVTVLLANFTIDMIYGLIDPRIKAAQMEEE; encoded by the coding sequence TTGAACGCCTATTCGCGATATTTTGTCAAAAAGCTGTTTTGGTACTTGATGACGCTCGTGATCGCCATTGCGCTGAATTTTTTTCTGCCGCGCATGATTGAAGGCAATCCCGTCAGCCTGATCGTATCGCAAATGTCAAAGGGGATGACGGACAGCGACACGATCAAGCGCATCTATGAGACGTTTATGAAGGAGTTCGGCATCGACCAGCCGCTCGGCATGCAGTTTCTGATTTATATTAAAAAATTGTTCACCGGGGATTTGGGTACTTCCTTTGGGTTGTATCCGAAAAAAGTAACGGATATTTTGGCGTCCGCGGTGCCTTGGACCATCGGGCTGCAGCTCCCTGCGATTTTGGTCGGTTGGATTCTGGGTAACTTGCTTGGAGCGGTGGCTGCCTACAAAAAGGGCGTATTCGATAAGGTTATTTTTCCGGTGGCGCTGTTTATCAACTCGATTCCATTTTTCACGCTTGCGATTATTATGCTGTACTTGTTTGCCCTTACGCTTGGTTGGTTTCCGCTATCGGGAGGTTATGATTTTCAAATGGTGCCAAGCTTGAGCCTGGATTTTATCGGTTCGGTTATCCGGCATCACACGCTGCCGTTTCTGTCCATCGTGCTGGTCACCATTGGCGGGCAGGCGATCGGGATGCGCGAAATGTCCATTTACGAGCTGAACGCCGATTACGTCTTGTATGCAAAGCTGCTTGGCATCCGTGACGCGAAGATTGCCAGGTATGTGTTCCGCAATGCAATGCTGCCCCAAATCACCGGACTGGCCCTCTCCATCGGAACGATGGTAGGCGGTTCGCTGATCTGTGAAATCGTGTTTAGCTATCCGGGGCTTGGCACATGGATGTTCACGGCCATCCGCCAGCTGGATTATCCGCTCATCTCCGGCTGCACGCTGCTGATCGCCGTCACCGTACTTCTGGCCAATTTCACGATCGATATGATTTACGGCCTGATTGATCCGAGAATTAAAGCCGCGCAAATGGAGGAAGAGTGA
- a CDS encoding ABC transporter permease gives MKNSFAILLKSPKFMIGAVLFLLMLALVLIYPQINRKDPLEMIALAFQPPDANLWLGSDNFGRDLFLELMYGIQTSIRVGLIAGVFATIIGLIMGLASGYIGGMIDNILTAVTNIFIVIPSFVILILISVSINSRSSLVTAIIIGITSWPWTARAVRAQTTSLRNRDHVQIAKISGHSTPKIILFEILPYIASYVVMAFVLQTASGILSEASISMLGLGPYNTISLGIIMNWALVFEAPVAGAWWAFIPAALSIALITFSLYMMNTGMDEIFNPKIRS, from the coding sequence ATGAAAAATTCCTTCGCTATTCTTCTGAAATCGCCGAAGTTCATGATCGGTGCCGTTTTGTTTCTGCTGATGCTCGCTCTGGTGCTGATCTACCCGCAAATCAACCGTAAGGATCCGTTGGAGATGATCGCTTTGGCTTTCCAGCCGCCGGATGCGAACTTATGGCTTGGCTCGGATAATTTCGGCCGCGATCTGTTTCTGGAATTGATGTACGGCATACAAACTTCGATCCGGGTCGGACTCATTGCCGGGGTGTTCGCCACGATCATTGGCCTTATCATGGGTCTTGCCTCCGGTTATATCGGCGGCATGATCGACAATATTTTGACGGCTGTTACCAATATTTTTATCGTCATTCCGTCCTTTGTCATCCTGATTCTCATCTCGGTCAGCATCAACTCGCGCAGCTCGCTTGTGACGGCGATCATCATCGGCATCACCAGCTGGCCTTGGACCGCAAGGGCCGTGAGGGCGCAGACCACCTCGCTCCGGAACCGGGACCATGTTCAGATCGCCAAAATTTCGGGCCACAGCACACCCAAAATCATTTTGTTCGAAATCCTTCCTTACATCGCGTCTTATGTCGTTATGGCCTTCGTACTGCAAACAGCGTCAGGTATTTTATCGGAGGCGTCGATTTCCATGTTAGGCCTGGGCCCGTACAATACGATTTCGCTTGGCATCATCATGAACTGGGCATTGGTGTTTGAAGCGCCGGTGGCCGGAGCCTGGTGGGCGTTTATTCCTGCGGCTTTGTCCATTGCGCTGATCACATTTTCCTTGTATATGATGAATACGGGCATGGATGAAATCTTTAATCCGAAGATAAGGAGCTGA
- a CDS encoding ABC transporter ATP-binding protein yields the protein MGMNILEVSGLKTYYKTRLKEKVFAVDGVDFELEEGKTLGIAGESGCGKSTLALSLMGFYFPPLHYGSGSIRISGSDIMKLSKEQLRSKVSGREIAYIPQAAMNALNPTLRIIRFLEDIMKEHRPELTKKQVWELAAERFKTLNLPEKVLKSYPNELSGGMKQRTVIAISTILNPKVLIADEPTSALDVTSQKAVIKLLKDLLNKKYIRSLVFITHELPLLYHVTDEIMVMYAGEIVERGTAAQMIFDPVHPYTKKLMGSILVPEEGMKGQKLAAIPGAPPNLKQVPPGCRFAERCSYARDKCKVGKVPVHANGSNLYRCHFDPGTLKGWYANEQS from the coding sequence ATGGGCATGAATATTTTGGAAGTCAGCGGCCTGAAAACCTACTACAAAACCCGGCTCAAAGAAAAGGTATTTGCGGTGGACGGCGTCGATTTTGAGCTGGAGGAAGGAAAAACGCTCGGCATCGCCGGCGAGTCGGGATGCGGCAAGTCGACGTTGGCGCTCAGCCTGATGGGCTTCTATTTTCCGCCTTTGCATTACGGGAGCGGCTCCATCCGCATTTCCGGCAGCGACATCATGAAGCTGAGCAAGGAGCAGCTGCGCTCCAAGGTTTCCGGGAGAGAAATCGCGTATATCCCGCAGGCGGCGATGAATGCGCTGAATCCGACGCTGCGGATCATCCGGTTTCTCGAGGACATCATGAAGGAGCACCGTCCGGAGCTTACGAAAAAGCAGGTATGGGAGCTGGCGGCCGAACGATTTAAGACGCTCAATTTGCCTGAAAAGGTACTAAAATCGTATCCGAATGAACTGTCGGGCGGGATGAAGCAGCGGACCGTCATCGCCATTTCCACCATCTTGAATCCGAAAGTGCTTATTGCCGATGAGCCCACCTCCGCGCTGGATGTCACCTCGCAAAAGGCGGTCATCAAGCTGCTCAAGGATCTGCTGAACAAAAAGTATATCCGGTCGCTTGTTTTTATCACGCATGAGCTGCCGCTTTTGTACCATGTCACGGACGAAATTATGGTGATGTACGCAGGCGAAATTGTCGAACGGGGCACGGCGGCGCAGATGATTTTTGATCCGGTCCATCCTTATACGAAAAAATTGATGGGTTCGATTCTGGTGCCGGAAGAAGGCATGAAAGGACAGAAGCTGGCGGCCATTCCCGGCGCCCCGCCGAATTTGAAGCAGGTGCCGCCGGGCTGCCGTTTTGCGGAACGCTGTTCGTATGCGCGCGATAAATGCAAAGTCGGCAAGGTGCCTGTGCATGCGAACGGGAGCAATCTGTACCGGTGCCATTTCGATCCGGGGACGTTGAAGGGGTGGTATGCCAATGAGCAGTCGTGA
- a CDS encoding ABC transporter ATP-binding protein, which yields MSSREPLIRGRGLTKEFGIGSQKTTAVDAVDFDFHKGEIISIVGESGSGKTTLAKMIMGLLKESGGSIEYKGQPRRLKTHSDRKRYWKDIQAIFQDPFSSFNLFYRVEKLLMDCIRLQGLKLSKEERSLKMREACSFVNLKFEELHNKYPFELSGGQMQRLMIARIFMLHPKVLIADEPTSMVDACSRSTILDMLLKLRDENDMTIVFITHDVGLAYYVSDTIYIMEKGEIVERGPAEEIILNPQHAYTRQLINDVPKIHSAWDLG from the coding sequence ATGAGCAGTCGTGAGCCTTTGATTCGCGGCAGGGGCCTGACCAAGGAGTTCGGGATCGGCAGCCAAAAAACAACCGCCGTTGACGCCGTGGATTTTGATTTTCATAAAGGGGAAATCATTTCGATTGTAGGTGAGAGCGGCAGCGGCAAAACGACGCTGGCTAAAATGATAATGGGCCTGCTTAAGGAGTCGGGCGGGAGCATCGAATACAAGGGACAACCAAGGCGACTGAAGACACATAGCGACCGCAAACGGTATTGGAAAGATATCCAGGCTATTTTTCAGGATCCGTTTTCGTCCTTTAATCTTTTTTACCGGGTGGAAAAGCTGCTGATGGATTGTATCAGGCTGCAGGGGTTAAAGCTGAGCAAGGAGGAGCGGTCCCTGAAAATGCGTGAGGCTTGTTCCTTCGTAAATCTCAAATTTGAAGAACTGCACAATAAATATCCGTTTGAACTATCCGGAGGGCAGATGCAGCGGCTGATGATCGCGCGGATTTTTATGCTGCATCCGAAGGTGCTGATTGCCGACGAACCAACCTCGATGGTGGATGCCTGCTCGCGGTCGACGATTCTCGATATGCTGCTGAAGTTAAGGGACGAAAACGACATGACGATTGTCTTCATTACGCATGACGTAGGGCTGGCTTATTATGTGAGCGATACAATATATATTATGGAAAAGGGGGAAATTGTCGAGAGGGGCCCGGCGGAAGAGATCATACTGAATCCGCAGCACGCCTATACCCGCCAGCTGATCAACGACGTGCCCAAAATCCATTCAGCCTGGGATTTGGGATGA